A stretch of DNA from Montipora foliosa isolate CH-2021 chromosome 4, ASM3666993v2, whole genome shotgun sequence:
cttatTTGTCAAAATACCCTTCTGGAATGTTCATTTTCACACCAATTCCTTAATTTCTGCACAATAGTCGTTGCTTCTACACTTGAGCTTTCGCTTTTTTCTTCCCGGCTCTTCAGGAGAGATCAAGCCCTCGTGCTTCATTCTCAACGACTGCTTAGCAGTTTCGGTATTGTTGATAAGTTCGTTCAGTCTTGCAAGATATTTTGGGTCGCCATATGGCTCATAAATACCTAGTAGATATAGACCGAATGCACAAATGGGGCAAAaatgtgttcttttgtttatgtgctaattagactcactagcctcgctctcaagcaacatttcttttgtattagTCTAATTAGCAtataaacaaaatattattttttggcCGGTGTTTGTGTTTTGTTGTTCAGCGCGAAAATCGAAGAACCGCGTTGTTGGTATAAATAGCACATTTAAGACATTAAAGATTTAAAATAACTTTACAGACAATCGAAGTTATTTATTGCATGTTAACAGAACTTTTTTCTCACACGCGGCTATTACGGACAGTAAATGACGTCCCCGAGCTATAacgagagttgactgtattctaaatttaatttttgtctttaaaattctTAGACAAATTTGATAGCGAACATCATTTTCTCCACtttaaatttattcttttggacgagtggaggttccctttaaaatgTACACCACACACACAACACTTAAAGTCCTCTGCACtatttttgcttttgctttagGGTAAAAGGCTTGGATACCACATCAAATTCATTGAACCAGAAACCTCATGGAAATGGAATGTAAAAGAACTTGCAAGGTATGGAAGGTTCTTACGCATCAATGTACTGTCTGTCTTCTGCCCCCAAACTGCGATTAACCGGCGTATCTGGCAGGCTTTCCCAGAGAggtgggaggggggagggaggtgGGGGAGAGGGACCCTTGTTCCCTTGTCCCCTTGTCCCCTTGTCCCCTTGTCTTTGTTTCCCTGTTCAAATTAGCCGTGTTCCCTTAttccctgggagggcctcatcTGGCGAAGCCGCGAGGAACAACTGCTCGGGATTCTCGACAATACTCGTGGCTTTTCTTCTCACGTTACCTTCTCAAAAAGGCATTTTTGAATCCTgacagctacatgtatgtagGTTAAAAAGACATATGGGTTTCAGATAATCCGCTGAAATGAGGACTTTGAAATCAAGTTTCTTGCACCTTTTCAAGCGAATTTTCTTTCTTAACACGAGAGGCCTTGAGTAGGGCATTTAGCACAGAACTttgtgtcaaaaaaaaaataaggacAAAATTGTCGCATGTAATGGAATGCGTTTATTGAAAGGTCGTTGTTTGGGTGTGAATATacaccaaatcggctaactcaatgttgtacccaattcaaccctttgggaataaaacgtgtTGTTCCAAGCATTTCCATATCGTTTAAACTGCCCCTGTGATGAAAAAATATCAGTTCCTTTTGTTCATCAGATTTTGAaattgtgtttgcttaacaccttcCTGGCAAAGTTTTAAACGTTGATTTTTGtctaaaggccgtttacttggagttaagttttggatttcacggttggacctcagagggttggatccagggaaaagtgacgtcaaaggctcactagcttaaatttttcgcgtgtgaatgcagcttattatatatgcaaaacgagagtttaaaagtctgaaagcccaaaactcccttgctgcatattaattatgcGGCGAAAACACGCATTACATTCTTAAActggtgagcctttgacgtcattttctcctcgatccagttctcccaagatcttaaagttagtaatgctGGACCCATTTAAAATAAACGGGTGTGTTTTTGAAATcgaggcttaaaactttggttgctTAATGTTTAACAtggttttgaaattcaaagaacaataagaattgatttttttggtcgcaGGGGCACTTTGAATGTGAATGTGAATGcaacattataatgcaaataaggaagatatctgtttactagcattcttttttattcaaatgtgccaacgacaggaacaaaagaccctttgtttcgacagccaatgaggctctggttgttACATTAATAACAAAAGGTGACGTTAACGATATCTTGCCTACACAgtgcacaaagaatcttaacccctgGGCCCGTTTCTTCGAAAGCCGACTAactttaatccaggattagcgtaaactgttttttcatgttttcaactttttggtgaaagtttcttttgcttaatcttgtttttcaagattgactttttCTAATGtgaagttttgccgaatatcagcattgaacaacatttgggagtaaagaaatagactccttggttaatttttaatccgggcttagcgttaatcggcttttgaacaaccgggctctGGAAATTTGAAttcggtacaacattgagttagccaatttggtctattctcggttttcacatgacgtcacgaccgccatgttggtgcccctaaacaaagaaaaggcggccatgttggtgccccgaccatatcctccgggaatttaactctattattatgcaaacgcttccttttgttttcgttgaaaaacatggctgttgatcacgtatgtgaaaaccagcaattgggTATTTAAGAATCGCATTTGTTCTGCGATGCGACAACGACAACTCCAAAAAgcagtgatattattggttaaaagaaccgaAATGATcctgctgcacgtgcggcacgcatttttgaacatttatctcgcgtactcgtcaaaactactacgtgaaatgaccaaatttaaggttttgacgacaacgtggacaaactactattgctgatggcaatttttttttattctcgatcgacactacctaaaaacttccttcttCTCTACTGTGTATCagtagttatttacttttgcatcaatattcgTTTTGCATAAagaaggctaacaaaatctgtaccttgctaagtttacatttttgagcgttaaaatagaattttcggtcctatgtttctgacagcaagtcgtatattttgaggtctcccatccagatactaaacCCGCCGGATCGGGATTAACTTCAATGACCTTTTGtcgtggaaagctgtcagacgctcagagtacaCCGCTCAAAACTTGGGGGGAAAAAAGGATTTGAAGAGAACTTCATGTTGGTCtcgaagccagtgtttctcgaTTACCTCtcattttctttatctttttgGGTTTAGTagtttactagtaaccacatctcttctcagggggctatttacttAAAACATCTACCATAACACTATTTTCGATAGTAAAAAATATCGTTTACTACAAGGGCTATATATTGCGCAAAGACagcttgaatctcctggaaaacaaaacgcagctcagttgacagttatggaagaaagcactgtgtcaagtcATTGCACTACcccacgtacgcaatgcgtgcctatttttcaTATTGTTTATGTGAATCTTGTAAGCAAGTACTTCAAAAAGCCAATGAGATTTATTCTTTTTGTCAGATTTTTACGCATGCTAatcatttgtggcagttgaacgtttctcttgacttcaactagtttcctttcccgctcaccttattacctcagagatataataaatatcttactaacctcgtgtTCCCGGTCattactgtaagttacggagcctcgtttttcctgttgatttacGGTCcgcgcgcttgggccataaatccgCGGAAAATATTCGGTCCGTAATTTTACCGTACGGACCTGGAACTCGGTTATTAAGAGGtatttatcaactcgtttgataaaaccaaacaagcaagatatcgggacctaagcgatcttcacatgtacctccgcaaatgtacctctgcaaatttcatttattgcataacctgtacgttatgcaataaattatacattggcgagacaggtagacgactcggtgaccgattccgcgaacaccttcgcgatgttgagaagaatgacaaggatgcatctaagccagtcgctggccattttaatctccctaaccactcaaaaaaacacatggctatctgcggcctttccctacatctaggtacgacggaaagccggaagaatctggaacaaaaattcatcttccaaatcggcccCCTTAATCCTCActgtattaacgaacgcttttcatttaactaatatattcctatttttcatgttgccatgttaccaccaatagcgtagttCCTACTctgctataaaaactacacgtaacccacaattcctcgattcgctctgacgaagggctaacgctcgaaacgtcagcttttagaatctctgtacggtggccaatttatattatcaactccgttgatgaaaccaaatttttgtatactacttccccaccgacgtagcaccacagtttctttagaaactagccCCTTTAttcatttgataaaaccaagaaTTAGCGGATCGCAGTTTATACGAATGTTTCAAATCGTTTTCGGGtctttcccaatacggacctcagAGACGGTTTTTGGTCGATAACCTCGAAATATCTCTTACCTATCCTTTCTGTGAAAAAAACACAGGCGAAACCAACACCGAGTTGGCATTGCGGCCATCTCGAGAATGAAGGAACGCTATGAACACAATGTTTCAGTGGAAAAGATAATAAACTGCGAGGAGAAGTTTGAACACGATAAGGCTAGGGATAACTGTGAGACCAATAAAAGGACTGGGACTAATAATCAGAATACAGCTCAAAGGTCATCTCCAGAGCGAGGCTCTGCGGAGAATTGGCCCGGAGAAAAAGTGTCTGGCGGCTTAGAGGGTAATGAAAGCAGAAACACCATCAAGGCAGGAGAATTAGTTGGTGAAATTAAACGCGGAGTTCGAGAAGAAAGATTGAAAGATAGGCCGAACTCCGAACGTGCAATAGAAGCCGAGGTTCATTGTGAAAGTGATGGTGGATCTGAATTCCGAGTAGCTAACGAGATTACAACAAATGAAAACCGTGATAAATGCAGTCCCAAACCTCAGCGACGTCCAAGGATTCGTGAAAGAAGAACGGCAGATACTCGCTTACCTTCCAATACAGGATCACCTGGTGTTATCTGTAAGGATAGCATGATAGAACAACATCAGGAGGAACAACCTCCCAACAAGATACTTGTTGAACACGAGCTCGGCGATCAATCTGATACTTCCCCGATGAGTGAGCCAAAGTTAATTGATGCAGTGTCGAGTGATGAGGGTCTCGAGCATTCGGATGTTTCTTCCTTCTCAGACAGTCCTGCTTCCTCTCTGAAGAGTAACAAGGCAAGCAGTGAGGAAGATCTACTCGAAGAAGCTACGTCCTCTCAGTTGTCAGAATCATCAATCTCCGGTCTTGAGACTGCATCGTCCTCAGAGTGTGACGCGCCCGTTTTATGCGTTCCCTTAAAAGACACACTTGACAGCATCTTTAATGTAACCTCGGATTCTAATTTTACCAAAGAGGTGTCTCTTgaagaaaatataaaatatgACTTGAAATCTGCTGAAGAAATTAGTGGCGTGTCTCAAGCATGTGACAATGATGTGAACGCCAAACGAGGCAGAAATGTGCTAAAATACCATAAGTCTTCTGACAGCCCTCCACCCTTGTCAACTATTTTGGCTTCTGCCTCACGATCAAAGCAGAAAAAACGTGGGACCAGCAGCGATTTCAAACAGCCACTCGCTGATGAAAGGAAGTCCAAACAACCAAATCACGTACAACAGCCAACGGATCCGGAACCGGAAGTGAAATCCCAACAGTTTATTGTCAAAGAAGAATCAACAAAAAGTGATCTATCAGAGCGCGGTCTCCATAACAACAGTAGCCAAGAGAACGATACTTCCGCTGAAGACGTTTTCAGCGATGTACAAATCCAGTCTGACGTCTCGAATGAGCCTTCATGCGGGGATTCAGAAAGTGACGTGATAGTTGGTCTGGAGTTTTTGAAAACGTGTTTTCCGAATGTGGACAGTGATTTATTAAATTCGCTGCTCATAGCTGAAAGCGGTGATGTTATGAAAGTTGTTGATGAACTACTCGCTGATAATGGCCGTTTACCGGATTTCACTGCAGACGCCTCTGAATTTACTGAACAGCAAAGTCTTTTTGGTGCGGTATCAGCCTCCTCGGCTAGCAATCAAATTTCGCTTGCAGAGGAAAGCTCTTTAACTAAAAAGCCAAACTCGATGAAACAAGCAGATAAAATTCTGAGTGTCGTTGATTCTTCACTTGGAAGCAATCAAGAAAATACTGTGTCTCCTGTCAAGGGCCTTGGTGAGTTGCTTACAGGAATGGAGGGCGATCATTCACCTGGAAATCCGAGTCCGAATACCTTGAGTCCTGCCCAGTCTCACGGTCACAGTACGTTTCAGCTGACTCTTGATCCCGCAGTAGCGCTGCATTTGATCGAGGTTTTTGGACAGTTTGTTGGGGTCAACTTTCAAGGTTTGTGCGTATTGTCAATTTCTGTGTATATTTATCTGATTTCCTCTTTTTTCCCCTTGGAAGTAAAAACACCATACCCCTTTCACTTTCGAGATGTAGTTCAGTTTACGAGGGCTCGCCAGGCCTTTCCTCTGTTACATCAAAGAAGAGTTAAAATTCCATACAAGGTACACACCTCCCCATAAAATCTGATTCCCTAAATTGAAATACAccgattttttaaaatgaaagttaaggCTGATAAGTTGAAATTTTAGTGATTGGCGTGCTTGGTGCTGACACAACACGCACGACAAGGGCAAGGATACAGAAGGATTCCGAGGTGATTATTGCTATTGCTTTTACAGAATCGATAAATCCTGAAGATCTCATCATAGATGTGGATAAATCCTTTGCGAAACAGCTGTACAAAAAATGGGAAATGAGTGTTCAGGTAGGTTATCATTTAAACGATGGTTTGCTGTTGACTAGGTTCTCAAAGTGGTTATCACTTGAATTTCGGtatgttatttgttgttgttttgcaggcACGGAAGGGGATTTCTGCTGGCAAAAGAggtattggtttttttttctagttgTAATGAGTGTATCGTGATCAATTGAATTTAtactaattttttttaaggGAACCAATCACTGCTGGACTCTTAGCTTTTGCATTGCATTGtaatcaaattaaatattgtgGCGAAAATCAGGTAGGCACTCTTGCACTCTTGGTCAGCGGTTGTATGTCAAATGCAGCAACACCCTGATGGTTTGATGGTTTTTAAGTCTCGCACCAAGTATTTGAGGTCTGAGGTTGGAGTGGGGCTCCAGctcttggctaagtagcctgactcctaggtgttatacacaattgtggtctcatgcacacagaagcccttcaagctaatcctgccaagcccacaggcgccccaagctcagtgtgagcatggccgacaaaatgtaaagatttgtatgggaatcccgataaaaggctTAAGACTGTATCTTTTAAACCCTTGACAACCATAgaattgagaaatggctcaaatcgcgtcggatgtGGAAAATAATCACACAGGTAGAAAGCTACCCACAAtgacaataaggttaggctttctAAGTGAGAAttatttcatataattatcttcttaagctttttatctgGATTcgcatacaaatccttacatttttgtaggccatgctcacactgagcttggggcacctgtgccaagccgaccacatgctggaaaggtccaaccacaacaccggaaacactctgccctactcttttcgaatagtgtgtggaattaatgaacaagggggttgtgagacgggatcTCGGggttatcgtccttatccaagaaggaTAGAAAGTCTTCCCATTTGCAAATGTAgttgcaaaggcagcacatttCTCCCCAGTTGTTTTAaagagtgttggtccggccgagGGTCGAACCCCCGACCTCCCGCACGGAAGTCCCGTACACTCTCGATTGGCTGCGTAGTACCGGACAACAGCAAAATtgacccattcactcctcacgGGCCCCAGGGTGCCCcgagttgacgagtaaaatcgtttggcgcCAGGCGGGcgtcccaggggtcagtgggtttaAATATCAAAATGTTTTCGCCCAAATAGCTTGTCTTGGATTTCCAGCTCTACGATTTACTTACTGCCATTTTTGATGTCTTTTCCAGGTCGATCGCCGCTAACATCCCGTGATCCAACAGATGCAAGGAATTTCGTTACTGACCAGCGTTCAGCAGCCAGTCACAGATCCTCTCCTCGCCTATCGACTAAGCCCCACGCAGGTATGGAGCGGTTTGGGTGTTAAGGAATATTTCTTCCAGCCGCGAAAATcccgtttgtttgtttttcttgtttttttttccaggttccTTGAAGGAAATAATGGATGAAGAGCTTGCACTGGCGCTCAGCAGAATTGACAACGTGAGGGGAAGCCTTTTGAATTcacttgatttttgttgtttcgtAGAGATGCTAACACaagttagtatcacccaactagtggactaatggcaaatcctgcattttgattggctacgctactagaggactatcagtaatagtcctcgagtagcgaaaagcgtgacgctttctttcctttcattcccaaataaatatttcttcaacttgcatttgctacctttgctattgccttttctgtccgactagttgggtgatactaaaacgcttcgcctcatgggctattgacccgtagcccttgcgggcaaCGGGTCTAAtcgttttagtatcacccaaccagtcggacagaaaaggcaatagcaaagttagcaaatgaaaGTTGAAGAATCTACTCTACTCTAAGATCTACTCTGTTTTTCGTagacttgtttgtttgtttgttatttatttgtttgagcagggtgacgttttggcagctattcagctgatgtggacctgctatacccacccacccatatactcacaaagGATAACCACAACAACGGGGACTCCATCctctactcttctcgaatagtgtgtgggttcttcaaCGTCTCACAGGGAACTTTTGAACATGGCAGATATTTGAgtcggggcctacggtttatagtccttacccGAGAAGACATGAAAGGCTAATCCTTAGCTATTTTAAGATCCTTAGTTTTGATTCGGCCCAggttcgaacccacgacctccccCACGGAAGCCTTGTACTCAACCAACAGAGCCACCGGTGTACGGTGTAGGGGTTTCTTTGTTTAAAGaacgcacgaattcaaaccagttagaattcgtgcgactgatcgcagcgacaaaattagcgaagcAAAAGCAGCGATGTCGCATTTTGTGTACACTTCTGGCAACAAgccgctgcgacaaaatataaatgaaccaatgagagagcgtcatatggtccgccatattgaattagaaaactagttcacattccccctcatgcgagatcactgcgtgtgcaccgagcAGGCGTCGTTtagcagcgacttgttttgcaaggaGTACACCCAGAGCGACTTGTCGCCTTGTGTATCTCGGCCTTTatcatttttcttcatttaGTGTTAATGCCTTTAAGTGCCCCagccctgtgatcaaaaaaatgacatcctttctgtcttcagattttaaaagtgtgtttgcttaacacgttactgacaaaattttgagctttgacttttatccaaaggccgtttactttgagtgcaagttttggtttcctcggtccgccattactcacgttcaaaactgaccggttagacctcagagggctggatccagggaaaagtgacgtcaaatgCTCAGAATTCCAGCGTGTGAATGTAACTTATTCTATATGCAAAACGAGAGTTTAAAAGTGTGAACGCTCAAAACTCccttgctgcatattaattcggccgcgtacacatgCATAGCATTATTCTTCTGAAagccaaaatcagcaattttcccaacaatttttttggaaaCCCTAACACAAGTAAAATtaagtttgtggagttatttcttctcgtttcctgttttttgcgagaaaattacGTTCGAAGTtgggattttctcgctttttcgCCCTTTTTAGTGCGCGCTCAAAAACTAAATGAGCAGCCTGCTGTGACGTATTGGAAACAGAGGTTTCGTAATCAAGAGGAACAAGGTTAACATAAGTGCTGCGGAAATGTTTCTTCGAGGACTCAATATTCAcgacaaacatcagtcaaaaCACTGCTTCTATATGGGGCGCTCTGGCATGTCTTCCACATATCATAcgtcataagctgcaaaaatgatcgctgactcctccattctgagccGCAATATGCTGATGGCTCAAAATCGgaataaaaacattattttaggTGGAAAAACGACGCTTATGCCAGAGAAAAAGTTGAGAACATTATTGTGCATGGTCTcaagtgtaaataaaaaaatgcttatttttttaCCTTCAGTTCCCCATTAACTACGgaacctttgacgtcattttctcctcgatccagctctctcaagatcttaaagttagtaatggtggaccattaaataggaaactAGTTAACGTAAAcgggtgtctttttgaaatcaagtcttaaaactttggtcgcttagtgcttagttaacatagttttgaaatccaaagaaaaacaagaattgatGTTTTGGTCACAAGGGTACTTTAAAGAGGTTTCCCTTCTCTGATCATtattctgttattttttttaccaaggCGCCTCGTGAGAGCGACCAAGACATTGCTACCAAgcttaaaagaaagaaactctACGAAATGTTTCCAGGTGTCGATCCTGTGGCTTTGGAAGAGGTTTTTCAAGCCACTAGGTAACTCATTCCTTTCTGGCTGTCTTATTGTttgttaattaatcaattaactGACCGACGTATtcaatgggccttattcgcgcaaaaacaaaagtattgaatccctcgggactcaacatggccttCGTGTAATTAAAGCCTATGGTgatccttgcatacggcgagagctacttgaattttaattcaccaatcagaattcagcgagcgggaaaaactgtgctatccgacgtcaggTCAATTGTTCGAAATTACAGGGCCAGAAAACgatttaaaagattttgtggcaacctttttgtcaacaaactttcgcgccaaaactgggttgccagcGTGCGGCGATCCAaacgtcagctgttgtgcttttTCAAACTAatttaagacgaattcagtgCAGTATTTTCGAATAAAGTGTAAGAAGTCGTCAAAACTGTATTggtaatgtatttatttgtgttaacttcgcACAAAAAGACTTTGATGGCGTCCTTTTGACtgggtagatcgacaacaacgtTGTTTACGCACAGAAGTGCACccgtttccggtgaaagggcaaaggattgacaggatagcacagttttgactgccgcatgcactgcgggcgcgggttccgtatgcaaggatggAGTGTTGTcctaatgggccatttccaagttgctgtttgtctcggtttcgaagggagtcttggtgctcaactattgtaagggaaatgagttggattttcataagaatacgcaactcatttccatttgaatgggtgtgcaccaggactcgctttgaaactgagccatacagcaactcggaaatgcgGTATTCGATTGGCCTTAATTCGCCATCACCCAAACATTCATTTGAATtcttattttttggtttttttgtggCGTAGTTATGCCTTGGACCCGGCAGTTGAAGCCGTAAAAGCATCTTGCAACTTGTCTGAACGGGAAATTCCCAGTGTCGTGGTCGCATCCGGGCCCCAGAACCGAGTCACCCAAGAAGACGTGACCAGAAAGGTAATGCGTGACGCGTAACACAATGCTTGTGACAACTTCCTGAGGTCCTTTTTATTAGAGGAGTTGTGCATattaaaattgttattttttttaaactctctCTTTACAGCCCCTCTTTTGACCTCGCTAGCTATCTTTGGTGCTTCGTAAGAACTCGTCCAACTCTTCTACACGTTTTAGATTTTGAAGTCTGGAATTGTCTTCCATCTCAAATATCTAAGCTGTCTAAACCTGCCCTTAAAAGTCAATACGCGAAGCGCTTTTTGCAGCTCTGGAGGGCGAGGAGGACTACATGGAGATATATATTCTATTATCTAAAACAAGTAATTACCATGAGTAAGTGGAACGCTGCCGAGAGGTAGAGAATGGATCACATGCCATGCGCAACAATGCTGCCCTTGATAGTGTGGGCGCAACTCAGAAAATTTAGAGATTCAGAAATCCGTGCATCTCAAGTTCACACAATTAGAATGGCTTCTTCGTAACCTCTGAAGCAATTAAcctatatataaaataaaattaggTCTTGGACTCGTTTACATTTACTTTTGGCTATCACTGATATGTTTTTAGCTTATCTTGTCGTTATTAATAGTGCACTGTTAACTTACCTTTGTAGCGCTGTCTTAAGCTTTCTAATTGCGTTTATTTTTATTCCTTTCTTGTTCTTACATTAGCATTTGCTAAATGCGAGTTATGTACTTGATTAATTTTCTGTAATTAGTGgtttttaaaatcaataaacaataaacaacaaTAAACTTGTGCAATCGATAATCTTACGGGAGATTTGTCTTTTCCTCACAGGAAGCCGAAGAAGACTGGAGCTGGccttttgtggatggtaggaggtgtttttttctttctattaGAACAATATTCGGTTGTTCCTTAAACGTCGTTTAATAAATCATTTACACTTCTTCCAGTCCCAGATTCCACACGGTCAGGTGATGCTGAGGGCCCGTTCCAGACTCTTGAGGCTCCTAGTTACCGGGATTTCCGGGCGGAAGCGTATCAGCATCACAAACTGAGAGACGAATGTTTTAAGAAAGCTGCTCTTGCTTTCTCCAACAAGCAGGGACAACTGGCTCAGTTTTACGCACAACAGGTATATGTCAATGCTGACTTTGAGTTACAATCTGTACTCTGAAATGGGGTCGTGTCATACCTTGTTGAAcaggcttcaggattggccaaaagaacaatagaacgaacaaaaataacaatggatttagcgcagaaaacaataggaagtacgacacttTACGGCCAAAGAAATATAGCTTTCAACAAGAGTTACGATCCTACCCCAGAAAAGAGATTTGTTTAGTCCAAAAAGGCGTTTCTTCCAGTACTAGGATTTTGAGAGAGCTTTGAATAATGGAGTTTAGTAGTTATGTGCAGATCTCagtcgaaatgaaagaaagaaatgatccCCTCTAGTCTACTGACTTatttcgaaaatttaagcaattttttttgtagAGATACCAGAAGAATTCAGGTGGCTTCGACTGTGATTcaggctccaacgggattcacctgaaattttcagttgTCTCTAAGAGACATTTGCATAAATAAGTACAAGGATCATTCCTCTGTTTCGTCTATATATCACGTgtagcccgcacttcaaatatatatatttcattcattgagtccttttcacgggaacacatgatcCCAATAAATTGACCCGGTTGCTTCCAACTGtgtagcttcatagctcagttgctagagcattgcaccgccattgcagaggtcataggtttgaatcccgttggagaCACCTGG
This window harbors:
- the LOC137999499 gene encoding NEDD4-binding protein 2-like isoform X2 gives rise to the protein MSKKRDVDLKWRDTTCRELQSMFSGSVDPEVIQLVLSESNFNVNDAIEKLFVLSGIEENLQPVEKKPESAHLSTSSSQLSGENGRQYMSEELGFVKDHQTKNGLQCKSKVQATMECSGLKSSNPAHIEKDVVETDSILHAASFSRAITASGLPDFPDTVSQQFRELQNQGRASNSAQHLFFQEPSKHEETLQNRNKRTSTGQIEPRSFEVQSPFEMAQHKEYHKVIGAVESELKGRSSKTASSKDWKKAPFPTEEVQQTECQLSEKKTDRLTGTTVTEASHNKRENKLKTESLVVNNQKSKRKTSPPQNVQNTLSTSDSRKPWYQSAVNSIPQLPTYGIANGLPQKSFTEPPVIQRQFQPLLPSQGYGHVVPAQQRLGLVPVVQSPWQQGLLGHLPSGPFVPQGQTSCPDPLGSLPYRPPFIFSRAHPSASVRQVRPASAASVHTRIPFIPIIDQKLLILIRGLPGSGKSTLAKKLKGAQGITLSTDDYFYRNQRYEFDTAVLGEAHEWNQKRAKSALEKQISPVVIDNTNTQCWEMKPYVLMGKRLGYHIKFIEPETSWKWNVKELARRNQHRVGIAAISRMKERYEHNVSVEKIINCEEKFEHDKARDNCETNKRTGTNNQNTAQRSSPERGSAENWPGEKVSGGLEGNESRNTIKAGELVGEIKRGVREERLKDRPNSERAIEAEVHCESDGGSEFRVANEITTNENRDKCSPKPQRRPRIRERRTADTRLPSNTGSPGVICKDSMIEQHQEEQPPNKILVEHELGDQSDTSPMSEPKLIDAVSSDEGLEHSDVSSFSDSPASSLKSNKASSEEDLLEEATSSQLSESSISGLETASSSECDAPVLCVPLKDTLDSIFNVTSDSNFTKEVSLEENIKYDLKSAEEISGVSQACDNDVNAKRGRNVLKYHKSSDSPPPLSTILASASRSKQKKRGTSSDFKQPLADERKSKQPNHVQQPTDPEPEVKSQQFIVKEESTKSDLSERGLHNNSSQENDTSAEDVFSDVQIQSDVSNEPSCGDSESDVIVGLEFLKTCFPNVDSDLLNSLLIAESGDVMKVVDELLADNGRLPDFTADASEFTEQQSLFGAVSASSASNQISLAEESSLTKKPNSMKQADKILSVVDSSLGSNQENTVSPVKGLGELLTGMEGDHSPGNPSPNTLSPAQSHGHSTFQLTLDPAVALHLIEVFGQFVGVNFQESINPEDLIIDVDKSFAKQLYKKWEMSVQARKGISAGKRGRSPLTSRDPTDARNFVTDQRSAASHRSSPRLSTKPHAGSLKEIMDEELALALSRIDNAPRESDQDIATKLKRKKLYEMFPGVDPVALEEVFQATSYALDPAVEAVKASCNLSEREIPSVVVASGPQNRVTQEDVTRKEAEEDWSWPFVDVPDSTRSGDAEGPFQTLEAPSYRDFRAEAYQHHKLRDECFKKAALAFSNKQGQLAQFYAQQGRVHTQKMKEANARAAALILDQTNEGTDENTIDLHGLHVNEAIEVLQNLLIEKSDPNESPSRKGSNVISVITGRGNNSRGGKARIKPAILEYLKKNNYRYTEPHPGQVNVHL